The window GCTCGTCAACGACGATAAGAGGCCACACGAGACGGCAACAGGCTGCCCCAAATAGTGCTCGTTTCCGTGCCGTCCGTTGAGCATCTGGCCACTCGGCCCGAAACGGCCCTTGAGAAACAACTGCGTACATTCCCTCGGGATCGGTAGAGGATAGCCATTCTTCCTCGGTCATCGGGTATTTCCTAGAGGGGAAACTGACCCCAAACCTGATCTCCTGAAGACTGTCGCCCGACGCAGATCGGCTTACGCAGACCCCGGCGACGGAAAGATGAACGAGGTGATCAGTTCCCGCGGCTTCGCGGGCCGCCGATCAAACCGCGGAGGCTCGCGACGAACCCGCTGGCTTCATCGGCGGGGTCGGGGCAGGATATGCGGATCGGCTCGCCGCGGGACATAACGACGACCGTATCTTCCCGGGCACTGAGCAGACCGAACAAGCCGAGGAGCATTGCGGAAATGTACAAGAAGACGGTCAACAAGTTGTATTCGGAAACGTAGTACCCGACGGCAGCGAACCCGCCGGCCAACGCCACGAATACGCCGCAGAAGGGATTGAACGGACGACGGAATTCGATCGCCTCGATGTCGTCGAGCGGAATCCGCATGGTGACGCCGCCGGCGTCGTTCCGACGGACGAGTTCGCCGTCCTCGACGGCGAGGCGCGTCTTCGTCAATTCGAGTACGCTCGGCGGTCGCGCGGGGACGTCGTCGCTCACGGACGGCTCCCTTATGCGGGCGACAAACCGCTTTCGGGCGGGTGGGGCACCGGCGCGACAATCGGCGGGTCCGGATCGAACGCCCCCTCGTCGGACGTGATGATCATGACGCCTTCCGTCGTCAGAGCCAGGGTGTGCTCGACGTGGACGCTGGGCAGCCCGTCCCGCGTGACGACCGTCCAGTGGTCGCGCAACGTGGTCACGTCCGCTTTGCCCATGTTGACCATCGGTTCGACCGCGAGGACCAGGCCGGGTTCGAGTTTGAAATCGTGTTTGCGGGTTTCGCGGTTGACGAAGTTCGGCACCTGCGGGTTCTCGTGCATCGCCCGGCCGATCCCGTGGCCGACGTAAGACGTGACCACGCTGAACCCGTTCGACTCCGCGTGCTTCTGCATCCGGCTCGCGACCTCGCTCCACCACTTGCGCCGCGGCAGCTCGTCGACGGCGATCTGGAGCACTTCTTCGGACACGCGGATCAATCGCAACCGCTCGGCCCGGACGGTGCCGATCGGGATCGTAATCGCGCGGTCCGCACACCACCCGTTAAGGCGGCAGGCCGTGTCGACCTTGAGCATGTCGCCGTCCTTCAACACCCGCTGGCCCGGGATGCCGTGAACGACTTCCTCGTTGAGGCTCAGGCA is drawn from Fimbriiglobus ruber and contains these coding sequences:
- the map gene encoding type I methionyl aminopeptidase, which gives rise to MIRPSNYRPPELKSAHDLALMRQAGILVARAHKICRDMARPGVRTIEIDQEVEKFYAAHGATPLFKGYPGRVPFPAVTCLSLNEEVVHGIPGQRVLKDGDMLKVDTACRLNGWCADRAITIPIGTVRAERLRLIRVSEEVLQIAVDELPRRKWWSEVASRMQKHAESNGFSVVTSYVGHGIGRAMHENPQVPNFVNRETRKHDFKLEPGLVLAVEPMVNMGKADVTTLRDHWTVVTRDGLPSVHVEHTLALTTEGVMIITSDEGAFDPDPPIVAPVPHPPESGLSPA